GACACCCACCGGCTTTCACCTTTCCCGCTCACTTGCCAAATGGCGCCGCCAGCAACGTTACCGAATTTCGGTGAATGAAGCCTTCGCGGACGTGGTTGCTGGCTGTGCTGCTCCACGATCAGATCAGGACGGTACTTGGATCGTGCCGGACATGTTCAAGCTGTTCATCGAATTGCATCAGGCAGGACACGGGTATTCCATCGAGATATGGGATGGCACGCAACTGGTCGGCGGCCTATTCGGTGCTAAATTCGGCCGCGCTGCGTTCGGTGAGTCCATGTTCAGCCGGGTACCGAATGCATCCAAACTCGCCCTGGCGGCGATCCTCATCGATCAGAGTTGGGGGGAGGTCGACTTTCTCGATTGCCAATTCACAACCACGCACCTGCTCAGCCTGGGTGCGGAAGAATGGTCGCGAAGCCTGTTCATCCACCGTCTGAACCGGAGCATGACGCCGCAAGATGACATTTGACGAAACCGGCGCCAGCCGCGATGATCAAGGTTCACGCCCCTGAACACTGACCGAATGATACGCACATGACGATGCAACACGACACGATGGCCTCCTTACTCATTTTATTGATCATTTCGGTCGTCGCCGTGGTCGGGCTTCGTCGTTTGCGCCTGCCCGCAATCCTGGGTTATCTCTTCGTGGGCGTTGTCGCCGGCCCCTACAGCCTGGGCTGGATCGGCGATGTCAAAGACATTCACCTGATCGCCGAATTCGGCGTGGTATTCCTGCTTTTCATGCTTGGGCTGGAGTTCTCGCTGCCGCGCCTGATCGCAATGCGCCGCGCGGTCATGGGCATGGGCGGCGCACAAGTTATCGCCACGGCCGTTGTGACCGGTGTCGCGGCCTGGCTGATGGGGTTTTCTCCTGCCGCCGCTTTCGTCCTGGCCGGAGTGCTGACGGTTTCTTCCACCGCCATCGTCATCAAGCAATTGGGTGAACAGCTGGAGCTCAACAGCCGTCACGGCAACAACGCGGTCGGGGTGCTGTTGTTTCAGGATCTGGCGGTCATCCCTTTTTTGATCATCATCCCTGTTCTGGGTGTGCAAGCCGGAGACGCGACGACCGCGCAACTGAGCCTGAAGATCGCCCTCACCATTGCGGCCGGCATCATCGCCGCTGCCGCCCTGTTTTTCGGCGGACGCTGGGTTCTGCGGCCACTGTTTCGGGAAATTGCGCGCGCCCGTTCCGCCGAGCTGTTTACCATTGCCGTGCTTTTGGTGGCTCTGGGTGCGGGCTGGCTGACCAATCAGGTCGGATTATCTTACGAGCTGGGCACTTTTCTGGCGGGCATTGTGCTCTCCGAAACGCAATACAAGCATCAGATCGAAACGGATGTGCGGCCCTTCCGTGACGTACTGCTCGGCCTGTTTTTCATCACCATCGGCATGATGCTGAATGTGCGCGAACTACCGGACGTGTTTGTCTGGGTCCTGCTGCTGCTGGGGCTGCTGGTGGTGATCAAGACCAGCATCATCTTCGTGATCGGCCGGGCCATGGGCGAAGAACCGGGCGTTGCCTTGCGCACGGGATTGGTGCTGGCGCAAGGCGGCGAATTCGGGTTCGCCATGCTCGCGATCACCGCACCGGAAATCATGACCGACTACCAACGGCAGATCGTGCTGGCAGTGGTTATTTTCTCGATGGTTTTGACACCAATCTTAATCAAAATCAACGGCTTGATTGCCAAACACATGGTGCCGAGTTATAAGAAAAACCGAGCAGAGCAGACCGAAGCGATTTCACAATTCACCAACGAGCTCAGTGGCCATGTGGTGATTTGCGGCTTTGGCCGCGTAGGCCAGAATGTCGCCCGGCTGCTGCAAAGCGAGGGATTTGAATACGCCGCCATCGAAATTGATCCGGATATCGTGCAACAGGCTCTGCAAGCTGGTCTGCCGGTGCATTTTGGCAACTCCACCCACGCAGATATTCTCGAAGCGGCCGGCTTGAGCCGCGCGCGCGCCTTGGTTATTTCTCACCTCGACGACAGTGCGGCCATCAAGACGACCGAGGTGGCGCGCAGCCTGGTCGCAAAGATTCCGATCATGGTACGCGCCCGCACGGACGAGCAACTCGATCCCCTCTACGAAGCGGGTGCCACCGATGTCGTGGCCAGCATCTACGAGATGAGTCTGGTGCTCTCGGGCAATGTTTTACGTGCGCTGAACGTGCCGGTTTCCAAGGTCATCCGCCAGATTCAGGAAATCCGTCGGGAGAATTATGCACCTCTCAGGCACACCTATGCGGGCAACCGCGCTCGTGACAGCAACGATTTCATCCCGCTCGCGCCGCGGACCCTGCGCAACATTTCACTGGTTGAAGGTGCGTTCGCCATTGGTCGAACGCTAGAGGGCTGCCTGCCCAGCAATAAAACCATTGTGGTCGACGCCATTAATCGATCCGGGATTCGCGGCGAAACCCCGCAGAGCGATACTGTGCTGCAGCAAGGCGACACGCTCACGCTCTACGGCGCGCCCGAGGAGCTCGACAGCGCGGAACATTTCCTGCTCTCCGGCAGGGAGTGAACGACCGAAAGGCAAACCCAAAATGAACACAAGCAAATGCACCATCAAGAAAAGAGTCGTATCATCGTGCAGTGGCATTTGTGATTTCAGCCAGTTCAAATCGAGAAGGCCAGATCGAAGGAGTCAGTCATGATTAATGTTCAACCAGCCTACACCAACACCCCCCTGGCGGATGGTGCACTGGACCTGACGGCTAATCAGAACCCGAATTTCAGCTCAGCCCAGACGCGCAACATGCCGGTGGAACCGCAGACACCCAACCGGGTCAGCAGCCCGGAGCAAGTAGCGGCGGCCATCAGCAACCCATCGCCCAATGACAAATCCACCGATTCGACCGGCACCCTGCTGGACGTTCGCGTCTGACGATTATTCAGACTGGAGCATCGCTTAACGTGTTCCGGTGTAACTCGGGATAACGCCGTTTCGGCCCAACTGTAACCGAATTTCGGCGCCATTCGACCCTGAATTGAACGACAACGGGTGCGCATCGGCGCCAAATGGGCCACAATCCTGTTCGTTTATTTACTCGAAACTGATCATGGCGCCCACCAGAACCGTTCCATTCGTCGCTCCGAAATCATCGAACGACCCGCTATTCCTCCGCAGTGCCAGCTTTATCGGCACAGCCTTCAGCTTGGCCGAATTTGCCCGGCGCACCCCGCAGGCACTTTTGGTCATCACGCCCGACAGCCGTCAAGCCAACGAGTTGGCCGAGGCGCTGGCTTTATTCGACTTCCCTGCGGATATTTTCCCTGACTGGGAGGTGTTGCCCTACGATCGCTTCTCGCCGCATCAGGACCTGATTTCCGACCGGCTCGCCCGACTCTGGCATTTGCCGCGCACGCAAAGTGGTATCACTCTGATCGCCGCGCCAACCGTGTTACAGCGTCTGGCACCGCCTTCGTTCGTCACCGGCCACGGTTTTTTGCTCAAGG
This region of Halothiobacillus neapolitanus c2 genomic DNA includes:
- the aat gene encoding leucyl/phenylalanyl-tRNA--protein transferase — protein: MILPFLSEGEHADPDDFPPVHRALTEPNGLLAVGGDLTLSRMICAYKRGIFPWFGAGDPVLWWSPDPRTVLTPTGFHLSRSLAKWRRQQRYRISVNEAFADVVAGCAAPRSDQDGTWIVPDMFKLFIELHQAGHGYSIEIWDGTQLVGGLFGAKFGRAAFGESMFSRVPNASKLALAAILIDQSWGEVDFLDCQFTTTHLLSLGAEEWSRSLFIHRLNRSMTPQDDI
- a CDS encoding cation:proton antiporter — protein: MTMQHDTMASLLILLIISVVAVVGLRRLRLPAILGYLFVGVVAGPYSLGWIGDVKDIHLIAEFGVVFLLFMLGLEFSLPRLIAMRRAVMGMGGAQVIATAVVTGVAAWLMGFSPAAAFVLAGVLTVSSTAIVIKQLGEQLELNSRHGNNAVGVLLFQDLAVIPFLIIIPVLGVQAGDATTAQLSLKIALTIAAGIIAAAALFFGGRWVLRPLFREIARARSAELFTIAVLLVALGAGWLTNQVGLSYELGTFLAGIVLSETQYKHQIETDVRPFRDVLLGLFFITIGMMLNVRELPDVFVWVLLLLGLLVVIKTSIIFVIGRAMGEEPGVALRTGLVLAQGGEFGFAMLAITAPEIMTDYQRQIVLAVVIFSMVLTPILIKINGLIAKHMVPSYKKNRAEQTEAISQFTNELSGHVVICGFGRVGQNVARLLQSEGFEYAAIEIDPDIVQQALQAGLPVHFGNSTHADILEAAGLSRARALVISHLDDSAAIKTTEVARSLVAKIPIMVRARTDEQLDPLYEAGATDVVASIYEMSLVLSGNVLRALNVPVSKVIRQIQEIRRENYAPLRHTYAGNRARDSNDFIPLAPRTLRNISLVEGAFAIGRTLEGCLPSNKTIVVDAINRSGIRGETPQSDTVLQQGDTLTLYGAPEELDSAEHFLLSGRE